One segment of Anguilla anguilla isolate fAngAng1 chromosome 1, fAngAng1.pri, whole genome shotgun sequence DNA contains the following:
- the l2hgdh gene encoding L-2-hydroxyglutarate dehydrogenase, mitochondrial, whose protein sequence is MIRTINNGSSCAALLLRCTSGSSWFVNITSRHKHSSYDVAIVGGGIVGLATARELVLRHPTLSFAVLEKEKELAVHQSGHNSGVIHSGIYYTPGSLKARLCVRGATLAYDYLEKKGLPYKRCGKLIVAVEREEIPRLNALYERGLKNNVRDLSIVDAKGIREREPYCRGLMALDSPYTGIVDWRLVSLTYAKDFQEAGGTVTTEFEANDIAMVTESPADSTDGLKFPIAIRSSKGEEVHCRYVLTCGGLYSDRLSQMSGCSPEPRIVPFRGDYLVLKPEKHYLVKGNIYPVPDPRFPFLGVHFTPRMDGSVWLGPNAVLAFKREGYRVFDFNARDFADAMSFRGLQKLVLKHVVFGMGEMYRGVFIQAQVKILQKYIPELTFSDVLRGPAGVRAQALDRDGNLVDDFVFDGGVGEVASRVLHVRNAPSPAATSSLAIAEMIANEVESRFSL, encoded by the exons ATGATACGAACGATAAATAACGGTTCAAGCTGTGCAGCGCTATTATTGAGATGTACTTCGGGGTCTTCCTGGTTTGTCAATATAACTtcaagacacaaacacag CTCATACGATGTTGCCATTGTTGGTGGAGGCATCGTGGGCCTGGCCACAGCTAGAGAGCTGGTCCTGAGGCACCCCACGCTCAGCTTCGCCGTGCttgagaaggagaaagagctcG CTGTCCACCAGAGTGGACACAACAGCGGGGTGATCCACAGTGGGATCTACTACACCCCGGGGTCCCTGAAAGCTCGGCTCTGTGTACGGGGCGCAACTCTGGCTTACGACTACTTGGAGAAGAAGGGACTCCCCTACAAGAGGTGTGGCAAG CTGATCGTCGccgtggagagggaggagattCCCAGGCTGAATGCGCTTTACGAGCGCGGTCTGAAGAACAACGTGCGCGACCTCAGCATCGTCGATGCCAAAGGGATACGGGAGCGGGAACCTTACTGCAGG GGCCTGATGGCGCTGGACTCGCCCTACACTGGAATTGTGGACTGGCGCCTCGTATCCCTCACGTATGCCAAGGATTTCCAGGAAGCAGGTGGCACTGTGACCACAGAGTTCGAAGCCAACGACATTGCCATGGTGACGGAGAGCCCTGCTGACTCTACTGATG GACTGAAATTTCCTATTGCAATCCGAAGTTCTAAG GGGGAGGAGGTGCACTGTCGCTATGTCCTGACCTGCGGGGGACTGTACTCCGACCGGCTGTCCCAAATGTCCGGCTGCAGCCCCGAACCTCGTATCGTACCCTTCCGAGGGGACTACCTGGTCCTGAAGCCCGAGAAACACTACCTGGTGAAGGGAAACATCTACCCG GTGCCTGACCCACGTTTCCCCTTCCTTGGGGTCCACTTCACCCCCCGAATGGATGGCAGTGTGTGGCTGGGTCCCAATGCTGTCCTCGCCTTCAAGCGCGAGGGGTATCGGGTGTTCGACTTCAACGCCCGGGACTTTGCAGACGCGATGTCCTTCAG GGGTCTTCAGAAGCTGGTGCTGAAGCATGTTGTTTTTGGAATGGGGGAGATGTACAGAGGAGTCTTCATCCAAGCTCAGGTGAAAATCCTTCAGAAGTACATCCCAGAGCTGACTTTCAGCGATGTGCTCAG GGGTCCTGCGGGGGTAAGAGCACAGGCCCTGGACCGGGACGGGAACTTGGTGGACGACTTTGTGTTTGACGGGGGCGTGGGGGAGGTGGCCAGCCGGGTTCTCCACGTCCGCAACGCCCCCTCGCCCGCGGCTACTTCCTCGTTGGCCATCGCGGAAATGATCGCCAACGAGGTGGAAAGCCGCTTCTCTCTGTAG
- the dmac2l gene encoding ATP synthase subunit s, mitochondrial isoform X2 has product MGETMTTLLTTAHSVSALWKAPPLGGSRQFWGWLNAVFNKVDYERIKTVGPDRAASEWLLRCGAKVRYQGFDRWQQDYNGLPTGPLGRYKIQAIDATESCIMYRGFDHLDGLKHLEEIKFNRCMYIEDTCMERLSQIENLQASLRRVELVSCGNVTDKGIIFLHHLRNLEHLFLSDLPGIKEKEKTVERLQTALPKLAIELDLP; this is encoded by the exons atg GGCGAAACTATGACGACGCTGTTAACGACGGCCCACAGCGTGAGCGCCTTATGGAAAGCTCCGCCACTAGGAGGCAGCAGACAATTCTGGGGATGGCTCAATGCTGTGTTCAACAA GGTGGACTATGAACGGATAAAAACGGTGGGCCCAGACCGTGCAGCCTCTGAGTGGCTGCTGCGCTGTGGGGCCAAGGTGCGGTACCAGGGCTTTGATCGCTGGCAGCAGGACTACAACGGGCTTCCCACCGGTCCCTTAGGAAGGTACAAGATCCAAGCCATCGACGCCACGGAGTCCTGTATCATGTACCGGGGGTTTGACCACTTGG atggtCTGAAACATTTAGAAGAGATAAAGTTCAACAGGTGCATGTACATAGAGGACACATGCATGGAGAGGCTGAGCCAGATCGAGAACCTACAGGCCAGTCTGCGTAGGGTGGAACTGGTGTCCTGTGGCAACGTGACAGACAAGGGAATCATTTTCCTCCACCATCTCAG GAATCTGGAGCACCTGTTTCTCAGCGACCTGCCGGGAataaaggagaaggagaaaacggTGGAGAGACTGCAGACAGCCCTGCCAAAGCTGGCCATTGAGCTAGACCTGCCATGA
- the dmac2l gene encoding ATP synthase subunit s, mitochondrial isoform X1 has protein sequence MTTLLTTAHSVSALWKAPPLGGSRQFWGWLNAVFNKVDYERIKTVGPDRAASEWLLRCGAKVRYQGFDRWQQDYNGLPTGPLGRYKIQAIDATESCIMYRGFDHLDGLKHLEEIKFNRCMYIEDTCMERLSQIENLQASLRRVELVSCGNVTDKGIIFLHHLRNLEHLFLSDLPGIKEKEKTVERLQTALPKLAIELDLP, from the exons ATGACGACGCTGTTAACGACGGCCCACAGCGTGAGCGCCTTATGGAAAGCTCCGCCACTAGGAGGCAGCAGACAATTCTGGGGATGGCTCAATGCTGTGTTCAACAA GGTGGACTATGAACGGATAAAAACGGTGGGCCCAGACCGTGCAGCCTCTGAGTGGCTGCTGCGCTGTGGGGCCAAGGTGCGGTACCAGGGCTTTGATCGCTGGCAGCAGGACTACAACGGGCTTCCCACCGGTCCCTTAGGAAGGTACAAGATCCAAGCCATCGACGCCACGGAGTCCTGTATCATGTACCGGGGGTTTGACCACTTGG atggtCTGAAACATTTAGAAGAGATAAAGTTCAACAGGTGCATGTACATAGAGGACACATGCATGGAGAGGCTGAGCCAGATCGAGAACCTACAGGCCAGTCTGCGTAGGGTGGAACTGGTGTCCTGTGGCAACGTGACAGACAAGGGAATCATTTTCCTCCACCATCTCAG GAATCTGGAGCACCTGTTTCTCAGCGACCTGCCGGGAataaaggagaaggagaaaacggTGGAGAGACTGCAGACAGCCCTGCCAAAGCTGGCCATTGAGCTAGACCTGCCATGA
- the cdkl1 gene encoding cyclin-dependent kinase-like 1, with amino-acid sequence MHADSSLSHIRMEKYEKIGKIGEGSYGVVFKCRNKDTGQIVAIKKFVESEDDPIIKKIALREIRMLKQLKHANLVNLIEVFRRKRKLHLVFEYCDHTVLNELDRYPRGVPEHLVKSITWQTLQAVNFCHKQNCIHRDVKPENILITKHQVIKLCDFGFARILTGPCDYYTDYVATRWYRAPELLVGDTQYGPPVDVWAIGCVFAELLCGAPLWPGKSDVDQLYLIRKTLGDLIPRHQQVFSNNQFFSGVSIPEPQEMEPLEQRYPNLSHLALGLMKGCLRMDPSERLTCEQLLEHPYFDSQREETESATREHDRATKRRSRLPRKHLPPGYLPQLTSSNILPALENKKYYNNLRKFNYHFPNI; translated from the exons ATGCATGCCGACAGCTCCCTGTCCCACATCCGGATGGAGAAGTACGAGAAGATTGGGAAGATTGGGGAGGGCTCGTATGGCGTTGTCTTCAAGTGCAGGAACAAAGACACCGGCCAGATAGTCGCCATCAAGAAGTTTGTAGAGTCGGAAGATGATCCCATTATAAAGAAGATCGCGCTGAGGGAGATCCGGATGCTGAAG CAACTGAAGCACGCAAACCTGGTGAACCTGATTGAGGTTTTTCGACGGAAGCGCAAGCTACACCTGGTGTTCGAGTACTGCGACCACACAGTCCTCAACGAGCTGGACCGCTACCCCCGGGG GGTCCCGGAGCACCTGGTGAAGAGCATAACCTGGCAGACACTGCAGGCCGTCAACTTCTGCCACAAACAGAAC TGCATTCACAGGGACGTGAAGCCGGAGAACATCCTCATCACCAAGCACCAGGTCATAAAGCTGTGCGACTTCGGATTCGCCAGGATCCTCA CTGGACCCTGCGATTACTACACGGACTACGTGGCCACGCGCTGGTACCGGGCCCCGGAGCTGCTGGTGGGGGACACGCAGTACGGCCCGCCCGTGGACGTCTGGGCCATCGGCTGCGTCTTCGCCGAGCTGCTCTGCGGCGCCCCCCTGTGGCCAGGGAAATCAGACGTGGATCAGCTCTACCTCATCAGAAAAACACTGG GAGACCTCATTCCCCGGCACCAGCAAGTCTTCAGCAACAACCAGTTCTTCAGCGGAGTGAGCATCCCCGAGCCGCAGGAGATG GAACCCCTGGAACAGAGGTACCCAAACCTGTCACATCTAGCACTGGGGCTGATGAAG ggCTGCCTGCGCATGGACCCGTCAGAGCGGCTGACGTGCGAGCAGCTGCTGGAGCACCCCTACTTCgacagccagagagaggagaCGGAGAGCGCCACCCGCGAACACGACCGCGCCACCAAGAGGCGGTCCCGCCTGCCGCGCAAGCACCTGCCGCCCGGG TATCTGCCTCAACTCACCAGCAGCAACATCCTCCCGGCCCTGGAGAACAAGAAGTACTACAACAACCTGCGAAAGTTCAACTACCACTTCCCCAATATCTAA